The Synergistaceae bacterium genome contains the following window.
AGATAAGACGAGTTATATACACGACTAATGCAATTGAATATCTAAATGCCTCATTGAGAAAAGTAACGAAAAACAGCGCCGCATTCCCCGACGACGAAGCAATTATGAAGATCATGTATTTGGCAATCCAGAAAGCGTCTAAAAAGTGGACAATGCCGATTCGCAACTAGGGATTAGCGTTAAATCAGTTTGCCATTATCTTTGGAGCTGACAGAGTAAAAATTTAATTACACAAAACTATTGACAGTCCCTGCCTATAATTGATACACTAAGAATATATTGCAAACGAATTTTTGCAACAAAAAATAATGTAATATGTAAATTTGCTGCGTTATTCTACAAAAAGTTTACTGTCCAAATAAAGTCATATCTTTTACCCTAAGAATTGCACTAATTAACTAATCATTCTTTTTATTGCGGCGGGGGTGATTTTTCCTTCCATTGGACCAAAAGCGGCGGCATTTAGTGCTCCTGCAGCAGCTCCCATCTTTGCAGATTCCTCTAAAGTCTTCCCCTCAATGATTCCGCATATGAAAGCAGCATCATAGCTATCTCCTGCTCCCGTTGCGTCTTCCTGTATAACTTTATAGATCGGCTGTGAGACCTCGAGTCCATTTCTCGTATAAATCTGTGAACCCTTTGAGCCGTTCTTTAACACTAAGATTTCAAGCGCGGGATTATCGAATACTTTTTTTATAGCAGAGTCAATATTTTCAATGCCTGTAAACATTTTTAATTCTGATACGCCTGGCATAAGTATTGACGATTTATTAAAGACTTCCTGCAAAATATTTAACACGGATTTATCGCGTAACATTTCAAGCCTTACATTTGGATCAAAGCTGATTTTTACGCCGTTATCTCTCATCATGTTTACAGTTTTAAGAATTTCACCCGCAAAATTTATATCAGACATCAACGAACAGCCCATTACATGCATAAATTTTGTGTCTTCAAAGCCTGCCATATTCTCCGGAGCTTTGGCCATAATGCACGGTGAATTATCCATGTAAAATAAATATTTTCTCTCACCGTCCGCAAAATAAGTAACAAAAGCTATTCCCGTGTTGCCTTTATCAGATATAAGCACCCTGCTTACATCAACGCCGTCAAGTTTGAGTCTTCGTAAAATATTTTCGCCGAAATCATCTTGTCCGACTCCGCTTATAATTGCCGTAGAATGTCCTAATCTTGCCGCTGTGCTTATGAAAATCCCCGGTGCGCCGCTAGGGAAGGGGCCTCTGAAATAATCTGACTTATAAAGCGGTATATCTTCACTTGGCCTCATGATTTCGACAAGTAACTCGCCCATTGTTATAATTTCTGCCATTTTCTAATAACCTTCTTTCTTGATTCTTGTTTATAAAAATTGCCTCACTCACAGTTATTTATTGCATGAATGAGACAATTATATATTATTTATAGCTTGATTTAAAATTTACTGAGCTGTAATTTCTGACGTAAATATGCCTTCATGTGCTCTTGTACATAACTGGGAATTTTCTGCATATTGCCTTTATCGCCGAACTCTGCCGCATATTCGCGTAAACTGTCATAATAAAGCCTGAAATATTCTGTTCCGACGTTAAATTTATTAATCCCCCGCTTGAAAGCCTCTTCTAACTGGTCATGAGGAATCCCGCTCCCGCCATGTAACACTAACGGCGTATTTGTTGCTGAATTAATTGCGTCTAAACGTGTTAAATCTAATTTAGGCGTTGTGAGATAAACACCGTGTGCGCTTCCTATAGCGACTGCAACAGAATCTACTCCTGTCTGCTCACAGAATGCGGCTGCAACTTCGGGCTTTGTGTATAAATCCTTGTCGTCCTGATCTTGATTAGCCGCAAAACCTACATGGCCTAATTCTGCCTCAACATCAGCTCCCAGAGCATGAGCAGCATCTACAACTCGTTTTGTTAATCTGATATTTTCTTCAACGGGAAGCATTGAGCCGTCATACATAACAGACGTAAAACCTGCCTGAACAGCACGGAGAATATAATCAAAATCGCTGCAGTGATCAAGATGTAAACCGATGGGAACTTTAACTTGACTTGCGAGTTCGTGAACAGTTGCCGCAAAACTCTTTAACCCGCAGCAATTCCCCTCGTAATTATCCGGCGGATAAAGCATTACAATAGCAGGTTTATTTAACTCTTCAGCTACAGCAACGACTGAATATGCCATAGTGTAATCATTACAGTTAAAGCCAATAGCAGACGTGTTAGCATCATCGGCCATTTTGAGAATAGTACTTACTTTTTCAAGTGCCATGAAATAATATTCCTTCCTTATATAAATATATATATTTTAATCGCGTGATAAGTTATTTGCTAGACCGCCTAATAAAATCGATACTGACATTGCGCCGGGGTCAGGCCAGCCTATTACTTGTTCACGAAAATTTTTCGAGCGTCCGAGTCTTGACACCATATTTTTTGTTGACTCTACACCTTTTAATGCTCCTTTATGGGCTGCTGTGAGTATTTGCCCGATGTCATCCGTTAATTTTAGGGCTGATTCCATTTCTGACTGAGCAGGGAGTAAAGCGTCTACCATTGTTTTATCTCCGGGATTTGCACGGCCTCGTCGTATAACTCCCTGAATTCCACCCGTGAGAAAAGCGGCCATATCAACACCATTTAAGGAGTCTTTATTCTTGATTTCGTCAAGCCCGCTGATAAAGAGAGTCCCGAATAATACTCCGGAAGATCCGCCCATAGATTTTACTAGACACAAGCCGACCGAGTGAAATAAA
Protein-coding sequences here:
- a CDS encoding class II fructose-bisphosphate aldolase translates to MALEKVSTILKMADDANTSAIGFNCNDYTMAYSVVAVAEELNKPAIVMLYPPDNYEGNCCGLKSFAATVHELASQVKVPIGLHLDHCSDFDYILRAVQAGFTSVMYDGSMLPVEENIRLTKRVVDAAHALGADVEAELGHVGFAANQDQDDKDLYTKPEVAAAFCEQTGVDSVAVAIGSAHGVYLTTPKLDLTRLDAINSATNTPLVLHGGSGIPHDQLEEAFKRGINKFNVGTEYFRLYYDSLREYAAEFGDKGNMQKIPSYVQEHMKAYLRQKLQLSKF
- a CDS encoding sugar kinase, which codes for MAEIITMGELLVEIMRPSEDIPLYKSDYFRGPFPSGAPGIFISTAARLGHSTAIISGVGQDDFGENILRRLKLDGVDVSRVLISDKGNTGIAFVTYFADGERKYLFYMDNSPCIMAKAPENMAGFEDTKFMHVMGCSLMSDINFAGEILKTVNMMRDNGVKISFDPNVRLEMLRDKSVLNILQEVFNKSSILMPGVSELKMFTGIENIDSAIKKVFDNPALEILVLKNGSKGSQIYTRNGLEVSQPIYKVIQEDATGAGDSYDAAFICGIIEGKTLEESAKMGAAAGALNAAAFGPMEGKITPAAIKRMIS
- the dhaL gene encoding dihydroxyacetone kinase subunit L, whose product is MRFADTEKLKSAMIEAAREIISAEPELTRVDSVIGDGDHGIGMKTGFNVLSKQLSENNFSSPYDLFHSVGLCLVKSMGGSSGVLFGTLFISGLDEIKNKDSLNGVDMAAFLTGGIQGVIRRGRANPGDKTMVDALLPAQSEMESALKLTDDIGQILTAAHKGALKGVESTKNMVSRLGRSKNFREQVIGWPDPGAMSVSILLGGLANNLSRD
- a CDS encoding transposase, producing the protein KISARTGTVNIQVIQRSWEAHWDDLNEFFAYPDEIRRVIYTTNAIEYLNASLRKVTKNSAAFPDDEAIMKIMYLAIQKASKKWTMPIRN